Within the Pseudomonadota bacterium genome, the region ATAATTCTCTAAAAAAAGGCTATTTATCCATTTTTAATGAGATATTCATCGAAATCAAAAAGAATAGGTGGCTTATATACCAGCTCTTTAAAAGAGATTTTCTTGCATCCTACAAACAAACATTCATCGGAATTTTCTGGACTTTCCTTCTGCCCATAATCAGTTTAGGTGTTTTCATCATATTAAACAGTTCAGGCGTATTTATAGTCGGCAATGTCAACGCTCCTTATCCTCTTTATGCAATGCTGGGACTTGCTTTCTGGCAGATATTTTCAACAGGTCTGGTTGCATGCTCAAATTCGTTAGTTAATGCGGGCTCAATGATAATAAAGATCAATTTTTCAAAAAAATCTCTTGTTTTTTCTTCAATTGGACAACCGCTTTTGTCCTTTTCCATACAGATGCTTATCGTCATATGTCTTTTTGTGTTTTATGGAATTATGCCCTCACTGATGATACTGTGGCTCCCCTTTCTTTTGTTGCCTATTTTGCTGTTTACAATTGGTCTTGGCCTTATTCTCTCCCTGATAAACGGCGTCATGAGAGACATAGGTAATATGCTTTCCGTGTTCGTAACCTTCATGATGTTTTTAACACCTGTTGTCTATGCAAAACCTTCAGAGGGCATACTTGCTTCAATTACAATTTATAACCCTATTTATTACTTTATCTCAGCACCAAGAGAACTTATCCTAACAGGGAAAATGATTGAATCAAATGGTTTTTTTATCTCCGGTATTTTCTCTGTGCTGATTTTTATTGTATGTATAACCGTATTTCATCTTACAGAGACAAGGGTTGCCGAGCGTGTATGATTAACGGTGATGCCGTGGCCATAAAAGTTGAAGGCGTATCAAAGAAGTACTGCAAATCTCTGAAAACATCCATGTTTTATGGAATGAAAGATATTACAAGGAACTCTCTGGGGCTTAGCTCCCACCCTGAGAAACTCAGAAAAGGTGAATTCTGGGCTGTTAGCAATATCTCTCTTGATGTAAAAAAAGGCGAGACGTTAGGGATCATAGGGCCCAACGGCGCCGGCAAAACAACGCTTCTGAAAATGCTTAACGGTATTTTCTGGCCTGACAAGGGAAAGATTACAATAAAAGGAAAGGTGGGCGCTTTAATAGAGGTCGGAGCAGGCTTCCATCCCTTATTGACAGGACGTGAAAATATTTATATAAACGCGGCTATCCTCGGGATGACAAAAAAAGAAGTGGATAAACATTTTAGTTCTATAGTTGAATTTGCAGACATAGACGAATTTTTGGATGCACCCGTTAAGCACTATTCGAGCGGCATGTTTGTAAGGCTGGGATTTTCAATAGCAGTCCATAGCAATCCGGATGTACTGCTTATTGATGAAATCCTTGCTGTTGGCGATCTTGGATTCCGCGTAAAATGTTACAATAAGATTGTAGAGATGGCAAAAAAATGCGCTGTAGTAATTGTTACTCATGATATGTCGACAATAGCGCGTCTATCATCAAAATCCATCGTGATAAATGACGGCATGATATTATTTGCAGGTTCACCTGATATTGCAATTCAGCGTTATTCCGCAATCTTTCAAAAAGATAAGACAATTGTAGACCCCGGAGGCATTTCTCTCGTTGATTTTTCTATCGATAAAAAAAGCGAAAATGGACATTTTGTTACGGTACTAGGTGCTCCTATGAAAATAACGCTTACATTTGCTTCGGAATGGGATAATGAGTATATTACTTTGATTCTTGCCTTTGTACATTCTTCGGGGGAGTTTGTTGCAGAATATAATAGCTGGTTGAATGGAGAAGAGCTAAGACTACCTAAGGGAAGCCATTCATTTAATGTCACATCGGAACCTTTGTGGCTAAATCCCGGCATTTATCATCTTTCTCTGGTTATAACAACCAGAAACAGAATGGAACATCTTCTTGTTATTGACCGAATGTTATCTCTATTTGTCAATGGTGAACGCGTCGGTAATGCGCCTTATCAAATTGCCGGAAATGTAACTTGCGAGTGTTTAGAAGGATGCCATATATGAAAATTGTCCTCTATAAACCACTTATAAGACCTGAGCACCATTTAGATCCTGTAAATGCACATTATATAGGCTTCAATTATCTTATTTCATACGTAAATAATTTCGAACATGATTGCACTATAAAGATCGCTTATACGCCGGAAGCAATTATTGATATGCAACCTGACTTGATAGGCATATCAAGTGTTTCGGAAATGTGGGAACGGACAAAAAATACGATCTCATGGCTCAGAAATGAAGGATTCTCCGGGCCTATCGTGATCGGTGGCCCCCATATTACAGCTCTGCCCGAAACCCTTCCTCAAGAGGCAGATTGCGCCGTAATCGGTCAAGGCGAGGCAACATTCTTGGAACTCATAAGGTCTTATAAGATTTCGCGGCAACCGAACCTCAATGAAATAATGGGCATATCATATAGAGACTCAGACAATCAGGTCTGTCTTAATGCGAGAAGAACACCCATTGAGCTTGACTCCCTTCCTATAGATGTATATGAAAACCCCTCCATTCCTTTTCAATTAACAACAGTGAGAGGATGCCCATTCCATTGCTTCCATTGTGTCGAACATTTCATTCAAGGAAAGATGACCTATCTGAGCGCTGATAAACTTCTCTGGTTGATGAAATCACGTTTCAGAACAACAGGCAACCCCCATTTTTATTTCCAGGATGATACTTTTCTTGCGCCAAGAAGACGTCTTGAAGAACTCCACGATTTAATGGCAAAAACAAACATGCTGGGGAAATTTACAATCCAGTCAATCTCCTTGAATGCAAACCTGGTTGATGAAAAGACTATGCCTATGCTCAAAGATATCGGAACCATAAAACTTGGCATAGGGATAGAGAGCCTGAACCCGAGGATGTTGGAAACTATTAAATGCGGAATAGTAAAGCCTGAACATATCGATAGGACAATTCAATATGCACAAAAAACAGGTATCCCCATAGGTGGGTCCCAGGTTTACGGTTTTCCGGGAGAAACAAGGGGAGAGTTGATTGACAGCATTATGAGGATAAAGCATTATGAGATGACAACGGCCTTTCGCCACTGGGTTTGTTATATATGTCAGCCCCTGCCTGGAAGTCAATTGTGGTTTCAAGAATTAGAAAAGGGTAATGTCTCGACGGATATGGATTTTTCTACATTGAGAATAGACGGTGATTGCCGTTTTTTTGATACGCCGTGGCATTATGGTAATGAAGAAAATATTCCTCGAAACGAGTTTATTTCAATACTTAAAGATCATGAAATGATTGCGCCAAATTTTCTATTGCTGCCGGAAAACACTGTAAGAAAACAACAAAAAGACAGTGGTCTTCTTAAGCGTATAGCATATAGATTGTATCGCGATATACTCCTGTCCATTGAGGGTCGGAGACAAAGGAAAGATTAACGGGGAGCTTTTTTCTTTGAAGATAGCCTTTTATGTTGCACATTATCCGTCTGAAGAGATAACACAGTATCCTTTGGGCATAGGATATCTTGCAGCCACAATAGCCTCAAAACTGAACGTCTCATTGGAAAACATGCTTTTTGCAAGGAGATCGGAGGAAATAGTCTCATTTAAACCCGATGTATTGGCCATAAGTTCTGTTTCACAAGTCTTTGACAATGCAGTACAGGTTGCCAAAGTGTGCAGAGAGGCCACCGATTGTTTTACGATCATAGGGGGTTATCACATATCGTCATTACCTCATCTGTTGCCGAAAACAATTGATATAGGGGTCATCGGAGAGGGAGAAAATACTCTTACGGAATTAATAAGATATTTTGACAAAGGTGAACCAAACATTGACAATATTAAACAAAATATTAAAGGCATCTGTTATCATTCAAATAATACCATTCTATGCAACCCGCCCCGGCCTTTGATAGAAGATATCGATACACTTCCCCATCCTGTCCGGTCAGGCGCCTTCATAGAAGATGCCTATCTCTTTACATCGAGAGGGTGTCCCTACAGGTGCACTTTCTGTGCAAGCTGCCAATTCTGGGGAAAGATCCGTTACCATTCGGCAGAATATGTGCTGGATGAAATCAGGCAGCTTATAAACAGGCATAAAGCCCGATCGATAAACATCCTCGATGATGTCTTTATCGCAAACAAGGAGAGATTCTTTTCTATTGCCGAGGGCCTGCTTAGGGAAGGTTTGCATAAACGCATCTCCTTCCATGGTTTTGTCAGGGCAAATCTTGCCGATGAAGAAATAGTAAAGACACTTAAGATGATAAACTTTAATTCAATAAGATTTGGTGCAGAAACAGGTTCAGAAAAGCTCCTTAAGTATCTGAAAAAGGGGACAGTAACAACGGAACAAAATCAAGCATTTATCGACCTTTGTAACAAGTATGATCTTCCCGTGGGTTGTTCCTTTGTCTTCGGCACGCCTGGAGAAACAGAGAATGACCTGAAAGAGACAACAAATTTTATTGAGAAAAATAAGGATAAGGCTATTATTATGGGATTTTACCTCCTCCAGGCAGTCCCCGGAACAGAGCTCTGGTCTTGGGCAAAGGAAAAGTGTCTCGTCTCGGAAGACATGGATTGGTCAAAACTTAGCCTTGATTTACAAAAAAGAGAGTTTTCCTGGAAAAATGCAAATTACCTGAACGAGGAGATACTGCCGTTAAATAAATTTAAAGAAATTGTAGAGGGCATAAGAAATAGATTCTTATCGGATAAAAGGGTGAGTGCCTTTCAAAGAAAAAATTCCTTTGATGAATTGTTGAGCCGACTCACAGGAGTATATAGCGGGAAAAAGATCTTTGTCGAAGTTGGTTCAGGAGGCTCACCCCGACAGGGATACATTCACTGTGACATATACCCCGCCCCTCACGTCGAATATATATGCAAGGCATGGGAAATCCCCTTTGGTCATGAAAGTATTGATGAAGTTTATGCACGACATGTCCTCGAACATCTCACATATAAGGATGCACTACGCTCTCTCCGTCACTGGCTCGCTGTCCTCAAAGTAGGCGGTCGTATAGATATAAATGTCCCTGATCTGGAGAAGCACATAGAACAGTTAAAAATGGACGGGAACAGTCCCTATGTAAATTTACCTATTGCCAATAAGGATCATGCAATGGCGGGAATATACGGATGGCAAAGAAATGACCGAGATATACATAAATGGGGTTATTCACATGATTCCCTTTCTTTGATGTTAAGAAGAACAGGATTCGCAAATATCGAGATAATTGTCGACAATTCTGTATCCGGACCCATGAATTTGAGGATAATTGCAGAAAAAATCAGCACCTTGCCTAAACTTCTGCCCGACCATGATTCACAGAGGCCGTCATGGACATATTACAATTGGAAAGGATTTTTAAAAAAGATTTCCCGGAGATTAAAAATTTCCGAATTAGCAATGCCCATTATCAGCCACATTCATAATCTTTTAACATTATTTATGAAAGACTACAGCAGCAATGGCGATAGGCAAGTTTCGCCGGATATTGACGGAATAAGAAAAGACCATACAGAAAGATACAGGTTTGCCTGCCAATTCATCAAAGAAGGAGACAAAGTTCTCGACTGCGCGTGTGGCGTAGGCTACGGCTCATACATAATGTCTCAGATGACGGATGCATCTCTTATAATAGCTGTTGACAAGGCAAAGGAAGCGATAGAATATGCCGGAAAACATTATTACAACAGCAGGATACAACATTATGTCGGGGATATTTTTGCCGGGAAACTTTCTTTTGAGTCATTCGACGTAATAGTCTCATTCGAAACAATCGAGCATGTAGATGGCAAAGGGCTCTTGAGGCTCTTCTATACAAGGCTTAAGAAGGGCGGTCTTCTCATTATTTCAACGCCAAACCAGGACAAACAAGCATATAATCAAAGGGAATTTCCCACCCATCTCCGACACTATACACCAGAAGAATTCGACAACATTCTTTCTTCAACAGGTTTTGTGGTTGCCGAGAAACATACCCAGCATGACAGGGAAAAGGAATACATATCGACTGGCTGGAATGGCCTTTTCAATATTGCCGTTGCAAGGAAAGTTTAATGGATCGTAAAGGCATTCTTATCGTAACAGACAGATCAAACTACTTTTCCTTTCTGGGAAGCCAATTAGAGAATGATTTCGACGTCTATTACATTGCTGTTTGGAAAAATGATGAAGTCTTTTTGAAAGAAAGAGGCATATCATACCTTAGTAGAGAGAGTTTATTGAAGAACG harbors:
- a CDS encoding ABC transporter permease — its product is MPETIIIYEPDNSLKKGYLSIFNEIFIEIKKNRWLIYQLFKRDFLASYKQTFIGIFWTFLLPIISLGVFIILNSSGVFIVGNVNAPYPLYAMLGLAFWQIFSTGLVACSNSLVNAGSMIIKINFSKKSLVFSSIGQPLLSFSIQMLIVICLFVFYGIMPSLMILWLPFLLLPILLFTIGLGLILSLINGVMRDIGNMLSVFVTFMMFLTPVVYAKPSEGILASITIYNPIYYFISAPRELILTGKMIESNGFFISGIFSVLIFIVCITVFHLTETRVAERV
- a CDS encoding polysaccharide ABC transporter ATP-binding protein; the protein is MINGDAVAIKVEGVSKKYCKSLKTSMFYGMKDITRNSLGLSSHPEKLRKGEFWAVSNISLDVKKGETLGIIGPNGAGKTTLLKMLNGIFWPDKGKITIKGKVGALIEVGAGFHPLLTGRENIYINAAILGMTKKEVDKHFSSIVEFADIDEFLDAPVKHYSSGMFVRLGFSIAVHSNPDVLLIDEILAVGDLGFRVKCYNKIVEMAKKCAVVIVTHDMSTIARLSSKSIVINDGMILFAGSPDIAIQRYSAIFQKDKTIVDPGGISLVDFSIDKKSENGHFVTVLGAPMKITLTFASEWDNEYITLILAFVHSSGEFVAEYNSWLNGEELRLPKGSHSFNVTSEPLWLNPGIYHLSLVITTRNRMEHLLVIDRMLSLFVNGERVGNAPYQIAGNVTCECLEGCHI
- a CDS encoding radical SAM protein, whose translation is MKIVLYKPLIRPEHHLDPVNAHYIGFNYLISYVNNFEHDCTIKIAYTPEAIIDMQPDLIGISSVSEMWERTKNTISWLRNEGFSGPIVIGGPHITALPETLPQEADCAVIGQGEATFLELIRSYKISRQPNLNEIMGISYRDSDNQVCLNARRTPIELDSLPIDVYENPSIPFQLTTVRGCPFHCFHCVEHFIQGKMTYLSADKLLWLMKSRFRTTGNPHFYFQDDTFLAPRRRLEELHDLMAKTNMLGKFTIQSISLNANLVDEKTMPMLKDIGTIKLGIGIESLNPRMLETIKCGIVKPEHIDRTIQYAQKTGIPIGGSQVYGFPGETRGELIDSIMRIKHYEMTTAFRHWVCYICQPLPGSQLWFQELEKGNVSTDMDFSTLRIDGDCRFFDTPWHYGNEENIPRNEFISILKDHEMIAPNFLLLPENTVRKQQKDSGLLKRIAYRLYRDILLSIEGRRQRKD
- a CDS encoding methyltransferase domain-containing protein, with amino-acid sequence MKIAFYVAHYPSEEITQYPLGIGYLAATIASKLNVSLENMLFARRSEEIVSFKPDVLAISSVSQVFDNAVQVAKVCREATDCFTIIGGYHISSLPHLLPKTIDIGVIGEGENTLTELIRYFDKGEPNIDNIKQNIKGICYHSNNTILCNPPRPLIEDIDTLPHPVRSGAFIEDAYLFTSRGCPYRCTFCASCQFWGKIRYHSAEYVLDEIRQLINRHKARSINILDDVFIANKERFFSIAEGLLREGLHKRISFHGFVRANLADEEIVKTLKMINFNSIRFGAETGSEKLLKYLKKGTVTTEQNQAFIDLCNKYDLPVGCSFVFGTPGETENDLKETTNFIEKNKDKAIIMGFYLLQAVPGTELWSWAKEKCLVSEDMDWSKLSLDLQKREFSWKNANYLNEEILPLNKFKEIVEGIRNRFLSDKRVSAFQRKNSFDELLSRLTGVYSGKKIFVEVGSGGSPRQGYIHCDIYPAPHVEYICKAWEIPFGHESIDEVYARHVLEHLTYKDALRSLRHWLAVLKVGGRIDINVPDLEKHIEQLKMDGNSPYVNLPIANKDHAMAGIYGWQRNDRDIHKWGYSHDSLSLMLRRTGFANIEIIVDNSVSGPMNLRIIAEKISTLPKLLPDHDSQRPSWTYYNWKGFLKKISRRLKISELAMPIISHIHNLLTLFMKDYSSNGDRQVSPDIDGIRKDHTERYRFACQFIKEGDKVLDCACGVGYGSYIMSQMTDASLIIAVDKAKEAIEYAGKHYYNSRIQHYVGDIFAGKLSFESFDVIVSFETIEHVDGKGLLRLFYTRLKKGGLLIISTPNQDKQAYNQREFPTHLRHYTPEEFDNILSSTGFVVAEKHTQHDREKEYISTGWNGLFNIAVARKV